In Asterias rubens chromosome 2, eAstRub1.3, whole genome shotgun sequence, the sequence TTAGATTGATTATTTCATTTGTGACTGAAAAGGTGTCTGTTGATTGTGGCTCTTTAGTTGTTTCTGTCAAGACTTCCAGCAGTGGCGTTGTTTTTTCAGTCACTGCATCAGTTACATCTGCCTTAGCAGTTGTAGAGACAGACACAGTTGTGGCTTCAACAGGTTGTGGAGTACTCTCTGGTGTAATGGTAACAGGCTTTGTTGGCAACATGGTTGTTGCCTTGGCTGTAGTTTGCTTTGCCATAGTTCTTTCTTTAAGCATGGAGGACTTTGTTGTTCCACTTACTCCAGCTTGAGGAGTTGTTGATACAGAAAGAGTTGTTGGATCCACAGGTTCAAGACCCGTTCTTGGTTCGTCTGTAACAGATACTGTTGTGGTGCTTTTGGTTGATGGTACAGTTGAAGTTAGTCCATCCTTATTTTTCTCTCCATCAACAAACTTTGATACAATCGCTTGGGCTGTAGCGGATGGTTTTACAAATGTTGTTTGGTCCACAAAGTAAGCTGAAGTAAGTTGAATTCCTGGTGTTGACGTTTGTTCGTCCGTTACAATTGTACTTCCCTCAACCGTTGACAAACCAACTGTAGCTGTTGAATACTGATCAGGTGTGACAGTTGAGAAATCACCAGATATGTCATCTGTTACTGTGTCTGTAGAACCTGCTTCAGTTGTACAAATTAGATTTAAAATTTCATCTGTGGTTGAAAGGATGTCTGTTGGTGAAAACTTTTCAGTTGTTTCTGTCATAATTTCCAGCAGTGGCGTTGTTTTATCTGTCACTGCTTCAGTTACATCTGCCTTAGCGGTTGTAGAGACAGACATAGTTGTGGCTTCAACAGGTTGTGTGGTACTCTCTGGTGTAGTGCTAACAGGTTTTGTTGGCAACATGGTTGTTGCCTTGGCTGTAGTTTGCTTTGCCATAGTTGTTTCTTCAAGCATGGAGGACTTTGTTGTTCTGCTTACTCCAGCTTGAGGAGTTGTTGATACAGAACGAGTTGCTGACTCCACAGGTTCAAAAGAAGTTCTTGGTTCGTCTGTAACAGATATTGTTGTGGTAGTTTTGGTTGATGGTACAGTTGAAGTTAGTCCATCCTTATTTTTCTCTCcatcaacaaattttgatacAATCTCTTGGGCTGTCGCGAACGGCTTTACAGATGTTGTTTGATCCACAAATTGTGCTGAAGTAACTTGAATTCCTGGAGTGGACGGTTGTTCATCTGTTACCATTGTACTTCCCTCAACAGTTGGAGATCCCACTGTAGTTGTTGAATAGAAATCAGGTCTGACAGTTGAGAAATCACCAGGTAACTCGTCTGTTACTGTATCTGTAATACCTGCCTCAGTTGTTGTATCAATTAGATTGGTTATTTCATCTGTGACTGAAAAGGTGTCTGTTGATCGTAGCTCTTTAGTTGTTTCTGTCAATACTTCCAGCAGTGgcgttgttttttctgtcactGCTTCAGTTACATCTGCCTTAGCAGTTGTAGAGATAGACACAGCTGTGGCTTCAACAGGTTGTGGAGTACTCTCTGGTGTAGTGCTAACAGGTTTTGTTGGCAACATGGTTGTTGCCTTGGCTGTAGTTTGCTTTGCCATAGTTGTTTTTTCAAGCATGGAGGACTTTGTTGTTCCGCTTACTCCAGCTTGAGGAGTTGTTGATACAGAATGAGGTGCTGACTCCACAGGTTCAAAAGAAGTTCTTGGTTCGTCTGTAACAGATATTGTTGTGGTAGTTTTGGTTGAATATACAGTTGAAGTTAGTCCATCCTTATTTTTCTCTCCATCAACAAACTTTGATACAATCTCTTGGGCTGTCGGGGAAGGCTTTACAGATGTTGTTTGATCCACAAATTGTGCTGAAGTAACTTGAATTCCTGGAGTGGACGGTTGTTCATCTGTTACCATTGTACTTCCCTCAACAGTTGGAGGTCCCACTGTAGTTGTTGAATAGAGATCAGGTCTGACAGTTGAGAAATCACCAGATAAGTCATCTGTTACTGTATCTGTAAAACCTGCTTCAGGTGTTGCATCAATTAGATTTAATATTTCATCTGTGACTGAAAAGGTGTCTGTTGATTGTGGCTCTTTAGTTGTTTCTGTCAAGACTTCCAGCAGTGgcgttgttttttctgtcactGCTTCAGTTGTATCTGCCTTAGCAGTTGTAGAGACAGACACAGTTGTGGCTTCAACAGGTTGTGGAGTACTCTCTGGTGTTGTGCTAACAGGTTTTGTTGGCAACATGGTTGTTGCCTTGGCTGTAGTTTGCTTTGCCATAGTTGTTTCTTCAAGCATGGAGGACTTTGTTGTTCCACTTACTCCAGCTTGAGGAGTTGTTGATACAGAAAGAGTTGTTGGATCCACAGGTTCAAGAGAAGTTCTTGGTTCGTCTGTAACAGATACTGTTGTGGTTCTTTTGGTTGATGGTACAGTTGAAGTTAGTCCAACCTTATTTTTCTCTCCATCAACAAACTTTGAAACAATCTCTTGGGCTGTAGCGGATGGTTTTACAGATGTTGTTTGGTCCACAAAGTGTGCTGAAGTAAGTTGAATTCCTGGTGTTGACGCTTGTTCGTCAGTTACAATTGTACTTCCCTCAACCGTTGACAAACCAACTGTAGCTGTTGAATACTGATCAGGTGTGACAGTTGAGAAATCACCAGATAAGTCATCTGTTACTGTGTCTGTAGAACCTGCTTCAGTTGTATAAATTAGATTTAAAATTTCATCTGTGGTTGAAAGGATGTCTGTTGGTGAAAGCTTTTCAGTTGTTTCTGTCATAATTTCCAGCAGTGgcgttgttttttctgtcactGCTTCAGTTACATCTGCCTTAGCGGTTGTAGAGACAGACACAGTTGTGGCTTCAACAGGTTGTGTGGTACTCTCTGGTATAGTGCTAACAAGTTTTGTTGGCAACATGGTTGTTGCCTTGGCTGTAGTTTGCTTTGCCATAGTTGTTTCTTCAAGAATGGAGGACTTTGTTGTTCTGCTTACTCCAGCTTGAGGAGTTGTTGATACAGAACGAGTTGCTGACTCCACAGGTTCAAAAGAAGTTCTTGGTTCGTCTGTAACAGATATTGTTGTGGTAGTTTTGGTTGATGGTACAGTTGAAGTTAGTCCATCCTTATTTTTCTCTCCATCAACAAACTTTGATACAATCTCTTGGGCTGTCGCGGAAGGCTTTACAGATGTTGTTTGATCCACAAATTGTGCTGAAGTAACTTGAATTCCTGGAGTGGATGGTTGTTCATCTGTTACCATTGTACTTCCCTCAACAGTTGGAGATCCCACTGTAGTTGTTGAATAGAGATCAGGTCTGACAGTTGAGAAATCACCAGATAACTCGTCTGTTACTGTATCTGTAATACCTGCCTCAGTTGTTGTATCAATTAGATTGATTATTTCATCTGTGACTGAAAAGGTGTCTGTTGATTGTGGCTCTTTAGTTGTTTCTGTCAAGACTTCCAGCAGTGGCGTTGTTTTTTCTGTGACTGCTTCAGTTACATCTGCCTTAGCAATTGTAGAGACAGACACAGTTGTGGCTTCAACAGGTTGTGGAGTACTCTCTGGTGTAATGGTAACAGGCTTTGTTGGCAACATGGTTGTTGCCTTGGCTGTAGTTTGCTTTGCCATAGTTGTTTCTTCAAGCATGGAGGACTTTGTTGTTCCACTTACTCCAGCTTGAGGAGTTGTTGATACAGAACGAGTTGCTGACTCCACAGGTTCAAAAGAAGTTCTTGGTTCGTCTGTAACAGATATTGTTGTGGTAGTTTTGGTTGATGGTACAGTTGAAGTTAGTCCATCCTTATTTTTCTCTCCATCAACAAACTTTGATACNNNNNNNNNNNNNNNNNNNNNNNNNNNNNNNNNNNNNNNNNNNNNNNNNNNNNNNNNNNNNNNNNNNNNNNNNNNNNNNNNNNNNNNNNNNNNNNNNNNNAAATCACCAGATAAGTCATCTGTTACTGTATCTGTAATTCCTGCTTCAGTTGTTGTATCAATTAGATTGATTATTTCATCTGTGACTAAAAAGGTGTCTGTTGATTGTAGCTTTTCGGTTGTTTCTGTCAAGATTTCCAGCAGTGgcgttgttttttctgtcactGCTTCAGTTACATCTGCCTTAGCAGTTGTAGAGACAGACACAGTTGTGGCATCAACAGGTTGTGGAGTACTCTCTGGTGAAGTGGTAACAGATTTTGTTGGCAACATGCTTGTTGCCTTGGCTGTAGTTTGCCTAGCCATAGTTGTTTCTTCAACCATGGGGGATTTTGTTGTACCTCTTACGTCAGCTTCAGGAGTTGTTGATTTCACAGGTCTTAGGGAAGTTGTTGGTTCGTCCGTCACAGAtattgttgtactttttgttgatGGTACAATTGTAGTTATTCCATCCTGATTATTATCTCCATCAACAAACTTTGATACAATCTCTTGGGCTGTCGCAGAAGGCTTTACAGATGTTGTTTGATCCACAAATTGTACTGAAGTAACTTGAATTCCTGGAGTGGACGGTTGTTCATCTGTTACCATTGTACTTCCCTCAACAGTTGGAGATCCCACTGAAGTTGTTGAATAGAGATCAGGTCTGACAGTTGAGAAATCACCAGATAACTCGTCTGTTACTGTATCTGTAATACCTGCTTCAGTTGTTGTATCAATTAGATTTATTATTTCATCTGTTACTAAAAAGGTGTCTGTTGATCGTAGCTCTTCAGTAGTTTCTGTCAAGATTTCCAGCAGTGGCGTCGTTTTTTCTGTCACTGCTTCAGTTACATCTGCCTTAGCAGTTGTAGAAATAGACACAGTTGTGGCTTCAACAGGTTGTGGGGTACTCTCTGGTGTAGTGCTTACAGGTTTTGTTGCCAACATGGTTGTTGCCTTGGCTGTAGTTTGCTTTGCCATAGTTGTTTCTTCAGCCATGGAAGACTTTGTTGTTCCGCTTACGTCAGCTTTAGGAGTTGTTGATACAGAAAAAGTTGTTGATTCCACAGGTTCTAGAGAAATTATAGAGTCGTCTGTCACAGATATTGTTGCACTTTTGGTTGAGGGTACAGTTGTAGTTAACACATCCTGAGTCTCATCTCCATCAACAGACTTTGTTACACTCTCTTGGGCTGTATGGGCCGGATTCACAGATGTTGTTTGATCCACAAATTGTGCTGAAGTTACTTGAATTTCCGGTGTTGACGCTTGTTCGTCTGTTACCATCGTACTTCCCTCAACCGTTGAAAAATCCACTGTAGTTGTTGAATAGAGATCAGGTCTGACAGTTGAGAAATCACCAGATAAGTCATCTGTTACTGTATCTGTAATACCTGCTTCAGTTGTTGTATCAATTAGATTGATTATTTCATCTGTGACTAAAAAGGTGTCTGTTGATTGTAGCTTTTCGGTTGTTTCTGTCAAGATTTCCAGCAGTGgcgttgttttttctgtcactGCTTCAGTTACATCTGCCTTAGCAGTTGTAGAGACAGACACAGTTGTGGCATCAACAGGTTGTGGAGTACTCTCTGGTGAAGTGGTAACAGATTTTGTTGGCAACATGCTTGTTGCCTTGGCTGTAGTTTGCCTAGCCATAGTTGTTTCTTCAACCATGGGGGATTTTGTTGTACCTCTTACGTCAGCTTCAGGAGTTGTTGATTTCACAGGTCTTAGGGAAGTTGTTGGTTCGTCCGTCACAGAtattgttgtactttttgttgatGGTACAATTGTAGTTATTCCATCCTGATTATTATCTCCATCAACAAACTTTGATACAATCTCTTGGGCTGTCGCAGAAGGCTTTACAGATGTTGTTTGATCCACAAATTGTGATGAAGTAACTTGAATTCCTGGAGTGGACGGTTGTTCATCTGTTACCATTGTACTTCCCTCAACAGTTGGAGATCCCACTGTAGTTGTTGAATAGAGATCAGGTCTGACAGTTGAGAAATCACCAGATAACTCGTCTGTTACTGTATCTGTAACACCTGCCTCAGTTGTTGTATCAATTAGATTGATTATTTCATCTGTGACTAAAAAGGTGTCTGTTGATCGTAGCTCTTCAGTAGTTTCTGTCAAGATTTCCAGCAGTGgcgttgttttttctgtcattgctTCAGTTACATCTGCCTTAGCAGTTGTAGAGACAGACACAGTTGTGGCTTCAACAGGTTGTGGAGTACTCTCTTGTGAAGTGGTAACAGGTTTTGTTGGCAACATGGTTGTTGCCTGGGCTGTAGTTTGCGTAGCCATAGTTGTTTTTTCAAGCATGGAGGATTTTGTTGTTCCGCTTACGTCAGCTTCAGGAGTTGTTGATACAGAAAGAGTTGTTAATTTTACAGGTCTTAGAGAAGTTTTTGGTTCGTTTGTCAcagatattgttttactttttgttgaTGGTACAGTTGTAGTTATTCCGACCTGACTATTATCTCCATCAACAAACTTTGATACGATCTCTTGGGCTGTCGCAGAAGGCTTTACAGATGTTGTTTGATCCACAAATTGTACTGAAGTAACTTGAATTCCTGGAGTGGACGGTTGTTCATCTGTTACCATTGTACTTCCCTCAACAGTTGGAGATCCCACTGAAGTTGTTGAATAGAGATCAGGTCTGACAGTTGAGAAATCACCAGATAACTCGTCTGTTACTGTATCTGTAATACCTGCTTCAGTTGTTGTATCAATTAGATTTATTATTTCATCTGTTACTAAAAAGGTGTCTGTTGATCGTAGCTCTTCAGTAGTTTCTGTTAAGATTTCCAGCAGTGgcgttgttttttctgtcactGCTTCAGTTACATCTGCCTTAGCAGTTGTAGAGATAGACACAGTTGTGGCTTCAACAGGTTGTGGGGTACTCTCTGGTGTAGTGCTTACAGGTTTTGTTGCCAACATGGTTGTTGCCTTGGCTGTAGTTTGCTTTGCCATAGTTGTTTCTTCAGCCATGGAAGACTTTGTTGTTCCGCTTACGTCAGCTTTAGGAGTTGTTGATACAGAAAAAGTTGTTGATTCCACAGGTTCTAGAGAAATTATAGAGTCGTCTGTCACAGATATTGTTGCACTTTTGGTTGAGGGTACAGTTGTAGTTATTCCATCCTGAGTCTCAGCTCCATCAACAGACTTTGTTACACTCTCTTGGGCTGTATGGGCCGGATTCACAGATGTTGTTTGATCCACAAATTGTGCTGAAGTTACTTGAATTTCCGGTGTCGACGGTTGTTCGTCTGTTACCATCGTACTTCCCTCAACCGTTGAAAAATCCACTGTAGTTGTTGAATAGAGATCAGGTCTGACAGTTGAGAAATCACCAGATAAGTCATCTGTTACTGTATCTGTAATACCTGCTTCAGTTGTTGTATCAATTAGATTGATTATTTCATCTGTGATTAAAAAGGTGTCTGTTGATTGTAGCTTTTCGGTTGTTTCTGTCAAGATTTCCAGCAGTGgcgttgttttttctgtcactGCTTCAGTTACATCTGCCTCAGCAGTTGTAGAGACAGACACAGTTGTGGCATCAACAGGTTGTGGAGTACTCTCTGGTGAAGTGGTAACAGATTTTGTTGGCAACATGCTTGTTGCCTTGGCTGTAGTTTGCCTAGCCATAGTTGTTTCTTCAACCATGGGGGATTTTGTTGTACCTCTTACGTCAGCTTCAGGAGTTGTTGATTTCACAGGTCTTAGGGAAGTTGTTGGTTCGTCCGTCACAGAtattgttgtactttttgttgatGGTACAATTGTAGTTATTCCATCCTGATTATTATCTCCATCAACAAACTTTGATACAATCTCTTGGGCTGTTGGGGTAGGATTCACAGATGTTGTTTGATCCACAAATTGTGCTGAAGTAACTTGAATTCCTGGAGTGGACGGTTGTTCATCTGTTACCATAGTACTTCCCTCAACAGTTGGAGATCCCACTGTAGTTGTTGAATAGAGATCAGGTCTGACAGTTGAGAAATCACCAGATAACTCGTCTGTTACTGTATCTGTAATACCTGCCTCAGTTGTTGTATCAATTAGATTGATTATTTCATCGGTAATTAAAAAGGTGTCTGTTGATCGTAGCTCTTCAGTAGTTTCTGTCAAGATTTCCAGCAGTGGCGTTGTTATTTCTGTCACTGCTTCAGAAACATCTGTTTCACCAGTTGTAGAGACAGACACAGTTGTGGCTTCAACAGGTTGTGGAGTACTCTCTGGTGTAGTGCTAACAGGTTTTGTTGGCAACATGGTTGTTGCCTTAGCTGTAGTTTGCTTTGCCATTGTTGTTTCTTCGACCATAGAGGATTTTGTTGTTCCCCTTCCACTAGCTTCAGTAACCAGTACAGTGGGGGTTTCTTTTACTATAGTGGTTTTTGTTGTCTCAGAAACGCCTGTCTTAGTAGGTGTTAAGGCAGGTACAGTAGTTGACACAACAGTTGGTGAAGTTGTGTCTCGCACAGTGGTAATCAATTTTGGTGGAGGTGTGGTCGCTGCTTTAGTCGAGGTGACTTCAACTGtggtggtttttgttgttgcaacaATGACTGTCCCATCCGATGTTGAAACAGGTACAGTACTTGACACAACATGTTGAGGAGTTGTTACTTGTGGAGTGGTAATTAAGTCTGGTTGAAGTGTGGTTGTTTCCTCAGTTGTTGTTTCCACAGGTTTTGGAGTTGTTTCCTGTG encodes:
- the LOC117303585 gene encoding mucin-2-like; the protein is MRPLWALASLAWLHILLTHCAQAFDPFVYDSTEPCSRQCNRYYAPVCGSDGQTYYSLCVLLSFRCKNNDRSLEMRYQGRCRIIIKIKPVCPRSCPSLALPVCGTDNASYLNKCHLEAAACQRSDPTLLVQSQGYCIRTAQAQRCSTTYSPAFRPVCGRDGNTYLNRQVMTVAACVNNNPTLAIPLHRGMCQFRGVKIKKKCREFRCDTKYNAVCGTDSKTYINSCFMYYTSCVKKDKSLRLLYAGECRDEVVVTRTSVKPTKPTTTERFLTTQAPEVKPILITTQTVVAPPDTTTAPITTKLITTPEQQPETTTEPATTLETESKTTAQETTPTTTIKETSMVQFTSTKAATTLPPESITTTRETTPQPVESTTEAVTTLMQESITTTQVKTAQPVEATTLLTESITTTQATTSQPVESTTQETTTLLSESITPIQERTPQPVEATTVLTEPITITQGTTQRRVDSTTEATTTLPPVSITTTPGTTQQPVDSSTEVATTLPPVSITTMRETTSQPVEPTTEAVTTLMPESITTTRVTTPQPVEATTLPAESITTTQGTTQQTVESTTQETTTLLSESITTIQERTPQPVEATTLLTESITTTQGMTQPPVDSTTEAATTVLTESITTSQETTSQPVASTTEAATTVLTESITTTPGTTQQPVDSTTEAGTTLPPVSITTTPGTTQQPVDSTTEAATTLSPVSITTTPGTTQQPVDSTTEAATTLPPVSITTTPGTTQQPVDSTTEAATTLSPVSITTTPGTTQQPVDSTTEAATTLSPVSITTTPGTTQQPVDSTTEAGTTLPPVSITTTPGTTQQPVDSTTEAATTLPPVSITTTPGTIQQPVDSTTEAATTLSPVSITTTQERTSQPVEPTTEAATTLTTESITTTPGTTQQPLYSTTEAATTLLPVSITTTPGTTQQPVDSTTEAATTLSPVSITTTPGITQQPVDSTTQAATTLSPVSITTTQERTSQPVEPTTEAATTLPVVSITTTPGTTQQPVDSTTEAATTLTTESITTTPGTTQQPVDSTTEAATTLPPVSITTTQERTSQPVDSTTEAATTLPPVSITTTPRTIQQPVDSTTEAATTLPPVSITTTQERTSRPVDSTTEAATTLPVVSITTTPGTTQQPVDSTTEAATTLTTESITTTQEITSQPVGSTTKAATTLPPVSIATTQEKTSQPVKSTTEAATTRPVVTTQETTPKPVETTTEETTTLQPDLITTPQVTTPQHVVSSTVPVSTSDGTVIVATTKTTTVEVTSTKAATTPPPKLITTVRDTTSPTVVSTTVPALTPTKTGVSETTKTTIVKETPTVLVTEASGRGTTKSSMVEETTMAKQTTAKATTMLPTKPVSTTPESTPQPVEATTVSVSTTGETDVSEAVTEITTPLLEILTETTEELRSTDTFLITDEIINLIDTTTEAGITDTVTDELSGDFSTVRPDLYSTTTVGSPTVEGSTMVTDEQPSTPGIQVTSAQFVDQTTSVNPTPTAQEIVSKFVDGDNNQDGITTIVPSTKSTTISVTDEPTTSLRPVKSTTPEADVRGTTKSPMVEETTMARQTTAKATSMLPTKSVTTSPESTPQPVDATTVSVSTTAEADVTEAVTEKTTPLLEILTETTEKLQSTDTFLITDEIINLIDTTTEAGITDTVTDDLSGDFSTVRPDLYSTTTVDFSTVEGSTMVTDEQPSTPEIQVTSAQFVDQTTSVNPAHTAQESVTKSVDGAETQDGITTTVPSTKSATISVTDDSIISLEPVESTTFSVSTTPKADVSGTTKSSMAEETTMAKQTTAKATTMLATKPVSTTPESTPQPVEATTVSISTTAKADVTEAVTEKTTPLLEILTETTEELRSTDTFLVTDEIINLIDTTTEAGITDTVTDELSGDFSTVRPDLYSTTSVGSPTVEGSTMVTDEQPSTPGIQVTSVQFVDQTTSVKPSATAQEIVSKFVDGDNSQVGITTTVPSTKSKTISVTNEPKTSLRPVKLTTLSVSTTPEADVSGTTKSSMLEKTTMATQTTAQATTMLPTKPVTTSQESTPQPVEATTVSVSTTAKADVTEAMTEKTTPLLEILTETTEELRSTDTFLVTDEIINLIDTTTEAGVTDTVTDELSGDFSTVRPDLYSTTTVGSPTVEGSTMVTDEQPSTPGIQVTSSQFVDQTTSVKPSATAQEIVSKFVDGDNNQDGITTIVPSTKSTTISVTDEPTTSLRPVKSTTPEADVRGTTKSPMVEETTMARQTTAKATSMLPTKSVTTSPESTPQPVDATTVSVSTTAKADVTEAVTEKTTPLLEILTETTEKLQSTDTFLVTDEIINLIDTTTEAGITDTVTDDLSGDFSTVRPDLYSTTTVDFSTVEGSTMVTDEQASTPEIQVTSAQFVDQTTSVNPAHTAQESVTKSVDGDETQDVLTTTVPSTKSATISVTDDSIISLEPVESTTFSVSTTPKADVSGTTKSSMAEETTMAKQTTAKATTMLATKPVSTTPESTPQPVEATTVSISTTAKADVTEAVTEKTTPLLEILTETTEELRSTDTFLVTDEIINLIDTTTEAGITDTVTDELSGDFSTVRPDLYSTTSVGSPTVEGSTMVTDEQPSTPGIQVTSVQFVDQTTSVKPSATAQEIVSKFVDGDNNQDGITTIVPSTKSTTISVTDEPTTSLRPVKSTTPEADVRGTTKSPMVEETTMARQTTAKATSMLPTKSVTTSPESTPQPVDATTVSVSTTAKADVTEAVTEKTTPLLEILTETTEKLQSTDTFLVTDEIINLIDTTTEAGITDTVTDDLSVC